One genomic segment of Streptomyces sp. RKND-216 includes these proteins:
- a CDS encoding DUF4190 domain-containing protein has protein sequence MGPPPTAPGGPQPAPVHGAAGYGPQGHHPGYDPPHGHGPPYGHPYGGHGGYGQPGPGWGGPPLPQGTATASMVLGIVGLILVVTCWGSFLGIFVAPVALVLGVSARRKADRGEGGARSHATSGFVMGIVGTVLSVLVVAALIVGIVLSENAETGTGGTSGGDYQDALRVPAASVVSLSGR, from the coding sequence GTGGGACCACCGCCAACCGCGCCCGGAGGGCCGCAGCCCGCCCCGGTCCACGGTGCCGCGGGATACGGCCCGCAGGGCCATCATCCCGGTTACGACCCTCCCCACGGTCACGGCCCTCCCTACGGTCATCCCTACGGCGGTCACGGCGGCTATGGACAGCCCGGCCCCGGCTGGGGCGGCCCGCCCCTCCCGCAGGGCACGGCCACCGCCTCCATGGTGCTGGGCATCGTCGGACTGATCCTCGTCGTCACCTGCTGGGGGTCGTTCCTCGGGATCTTCGTCGCCCCCGTCGCGCTGGTCCTGGGGGTGAGCGCCCGTCGCAAGGCCGACCGCGGCGAGGGCGGCGCACGCAGCCATGCCACCAGCGGCTTCGTCATGGGCATCGTCGGCACCGTGTTGTCGGTGCTGGTCGTGGCCGCCCTGATTGTGGGGATCGTGCTGTCCGAGAACGCCGAGACCGGCACCGGCGGCACGTCCGGCGGCGACTACCAGGACGCACTCCGCGTCCCCGCCGCCTCCGTCGTCTCACTCAGCGGCCGCTGA
- a CDS encoding phosphatase PAP2 family protein: MYALLIGALLAVFAVISWQVAVAGPLLAADLAARDAAAGLTSGNGTLRALAEAGADLGGGGAAGAVLAVGASAAAWRARSWRPLLVASLAVVAVPAVVLPLKEAFGRLGPDGLPLYGYAGYYPSGHTLTAVVAYGTTALLCAHRFPVGGPVAATLLSLCTGLGLVLRGYHWATDVVASVALGGIVLCLLAALPGRTPRGAGPGPSRPAQPDTHATPGPEQAGRGAVSGR; encoded by the coding sequence GTGTATGCGCTCCTCATCGGCGCCCTCCTCGCGGTCTTCGCCGTGATCAGCTGGCAGGTGGCGGTCGCCGGACCGCTGCTGGCCGCCGACCTCGCGGCGCGCGACGCGGCAGCCGGCCTGACCTCCGGAAACGGGACCCTGCGGGCCCTCGCGGAGGCGGGCGCGGACCTGGGCGGGGGCGGGGCCGCGGGTGCCGTGCTGGCCGTCGGCGCCTCAGCTGCCGCCTGGCGCGCACGGTCCTGGCGACCGCTACTGGTCGCCTCCCTCGCCGTCGTGGCGGTGCCCGCGGTGGTGCTGCCACTCAAGGAGGCGTTCGGCCGTCTCGGCCCCGACGGGCTCCCGCTGTACGGCTACGCCGGCTACTACCCGTCAGGCCACACCCTGACGGCGGTCGTCGCGTACGGGACGACCGCGCTGCTGTGCGCGCACCGCTTCCCAGTGGGCGGGCCGGTGGCGGCGACGCTGCTCAGCCTGTGCACGGGACTGGGTCTGGTGCTGCGCGGCTACCACTGGGCCACCGACGTGGTGGCGAGCGTGGCGCTCGGCGGGATCGTGCTGTGCCTCCTGGCCGCCCTCCCCGGACGCACCCCCCGAGGGGCCGGGCCCGGCCCCTCCCGTCCCGCACAGCCGGACACGCACGCCACGCCCGGCCCGGAGCAGGCCGGGCGTGGGGCGGTCAGCGGCCGCTGA